From one Verrucomicrobiota bacterium genomic stretch:
- a CDS encoding DUF4038 domain-containing protein: MKGIGRQLVGSLVFVATACLLFTGRAGAAAPQLKVSPNKRYLVKEDGSPFFYLGDTAWELFHRLKREEADFYLSNRVAKGFNVIQAVVLAEFDGLTVPNAYGHLPLQNNDPAKPVEAYFKEVDYVVDKAERLGLYIGMLPTWGDKWNKKWGVGPEIFTPANAEAYGRFLGRRYRDKPVIWILGGDRNPENDLHLAIIRAMAKGLKKGDGGKHLITFHPQGGGNSSKWFHSDDWLDFNMFQSGHAAANIANYSLTSTNYNLTPIKPTLDGEPRYEDHPINWKPANGWFDDWDVRQAAYWSLLAGACGHTYGNHDIWQFWQSDRKPISSARTEWRKAIDHPGAFQVGLARKLFESRAYQKLVPDQSLLTSEAGEGAEHIRAAGASDRSFGFVYSPMGKPFTVNVGKFTGSRIKAQWFNPRDGAWKSDGEFPTLGARQFTPPSTGRGNDWVLVLDGATAPASGPDVFPKRP; the protein is encoded by the coding sequence ATGAAAGGAATTGGGAGACAACTCGTCGGGTCTCTGGTTTTTGTTGCGACTGCCTGCCTGCTTTTCACCGGCAGAGCCGGCGCCGCCGCGCCCCAACTGAAAGTCAGCCCTAACAAGCGTTACCTGGTCAAAGAGGACGGTTCCCCGTTTTTCTACCTCGGCGACACGGCGTGGGAGTTGTTCCACCGCCTCAAACGCGAGGAGGCGGACTTCTATCTGTCGAACCGCGTCGCGAAAGGTTTCAACGTGATCCAGGCGGTGGTGCTCGCGGAGTTCGACGGGCTGACGGTTCCCAATGCCTACGGCCATTTGCCGCTGCAAAACAATGATCCCGCCAAACCGGTGGAAGCTTATTTCAAAGAGGTCGATTACGTCGTGGACAAGGCCGAGCGCCTCGGACTTTACATCGGGATGCTTCCAACCTGGGGCGACAAATGGAACAAGAAGTGGGGCGTCGGTCCGGAAATATTCACGCCCGCCAATGCCGAAGCGTACGGACGTTTTCTGGGCCGCCGCTACCGGGACAAGCCGGTCATCTGGATTCTGGGCGGCGACCGCAATCCGGAGAACGATCTGCATCTCGCGATCATTCGGGCGATGGCGAAAGGATTGAAGAAAGGCGACGGGGGCAAGCACCTCATCACTTTTCATCCCCAGGGCGGCGGCAATTCCTCGAAGTGGTTTCACAGCGACGATTGGCTTGATTTCAATATGTTTCAGTCCGGCCACGCCGCCGCGAACATCGCGAACTATTCGCTGACCTCCACCAACTACAATCTGACACCGATCAAGCCGACGCTGGACGGCGAGCCGCGCTACGAGGATCACCCGATCAATTGGAAGCCCGCCAATGGCTGGTTCGACGATTGGGACGTGCGGCAAGCCGCGTACTGGTCATTGCTGGCCGGGGCGTGTGGCCACACCTACGGCAATCATGACATCTGGCAGTTCTGGCAATCGGATCGCAAGCCGATTTCCTCGGCGCGCACCGAATGGCGCAAGGCAATCGATCATCCCGGCGCGTTCCAGGTCGGGTTGGCGCGGAAGCTTTTCGAGTCGCGCGCTTATCAGAAGCTGGTTCCCGATCAATCGCTGCTGACATCGGAAGCGGGTGAAGGCGCGGAGCACATTCGCGCCGCGGGGGCGAGCGACCGCAGTTTCGGTTTCGTCTATTCGCCGATGGGCAAGCCCTTCACCGTGAACGTGGGCAAATTCACTGGCTCACGGATCAAGGCGCAGTGGTTCAATCCGCGTGATGGCGCCTGGAAGTCGGACGGCGAATTCCCCACGCTGGGCGCGCGGCAATTCACGCCGCCTTCGACGGGCCGCGGCAACGACTGGGTGCTGGTCCTCGATGGCGCGACCGCGCCGGCTTCCGGGCCTGACGTCTTTCCCAAGAGACCGTGA
- a CDS encoding AbrB/MazE/SpoVT family DNA-binding domain-containing protein has protein sequence MTPQASSPQFSPARLETDLKSDRKTGKTSRMSRAMLSTKGQLVIPNRFRKALHLQPGDKVSFVIEGEKLILQRDQPKRAQLVRGKFGRPVLVAPPGAPPMTSERVKAILENFP, from the coding sequence ATGACTCCACAAGCCAGTTCCCCCCAGTTCTCTCCGGCACGGCTCGAAACCGATTTGAAATCCGACCGTAAGACGGGTAAGACTTCTCGCATGAGTAGAGCAATGCTGTCCACCAAAGGCCAATTGGTGATCCCCAATCGTTTCCGCAAGGCTTTGCATCTCCAACCGGGTGATAAGGTGTCCTTCGTCATTGAGGGCGAGAAGCTCATCCTGCAGCGCGATCAACCCAAACGTGCCCAGCTCGTGCGCGGAAAGTTCGGACGGCCCGTGCTCGTCGCGCCGCCGGGTGCGCCGCCCATGACCTCGGAGCGGGTCAAAGCTATTCTCGAGAACTTTCCGTGA
- a CDS encoding beta-lactamase family protein: MLSLVSALLVATPAFAKDPKLPGVGAAMEQMIAKNEIAGAVTVVVAKNKILHLETTGFADIAAKRPMKPDTLFWIASMTKPITGVAILMLQDEGKLKVSDPVAKYLPEFVTLKTPSGKPANLTITQILTHTSGLGEASGPAAQQAKTLADLVPIWLAAPMKYETGEKWQYTQSGINAAARIVEVVSGMTFDAFLQKRLFDPLGMKHTTFYLDAGHRAQLVTAYSKSKDTGALEPVPPRPEFGPRDRPPQGNGGLYSTAPDYARLCQMLLNGGKLGGRRYLSAAAIKFLSTPQTGELPTGFFQSDAYGKHGLNYGWGLGTCVLRAPHEGVAAVLSPGTYGHGGAWGTQAWIDPEKGAAYILMVQRSNFPNSDASEVRREFQQAAAKALAKNRGSSK, from the coding sequence ATGCTTTCTCTTGTGTCCGCCCTGCTCGTCGCGACGCCCGCATTCGCCAAAGACCCGAAGCTCCCCGGTGTCGGCGCGGCCATGGAACAAATGATCGCGAAAAACGAGATCGCAGGCGCGGTGACCGTGGTCGTTGCCAAGAACAAAATTCTCCACCTTGAAACCACGGGCTTCGCCGACATCGCCGCCAAGCGGCCCATGAAACCGGACACGCTCTTCTGGATTGCCTCAATGACGAAGCCAATTACCGGCGTCGCGATTCTGATGCTTCAGGACGAAGGCAAGCTGAAGGTCTCCGATCCCGTCGCCAAATACTTGCCCGAATTTGTGACTCTCAAAACCCCTTCGGGCAAACCGGCCAATCTCACGATCACGCAAATCCTCACGCACACCTCCGGCCTGGGGGAAGCGAGCGGCCCGGCGGCGCAACAGGCCAAGACGCTGGCGGACCTGGTCCCAATCTGGCTCGCGGCGCCCATGAAGTATGAGACGGGCGAGAAGTGGCAATACACGCAGAGCGGGATCAACGCCGCCGCGCGCATCGTCGAGGTCGTGAGCGGGATGACCTTCGACGCGTTCCTCCAGAAGCGACTTTTCGATCCGCTCGGAATGAAGCACACCACTTTTTATTTGGATGCCGGGCATCGCGCCCAACTGGTCACCGCTTACAGCAAGAGCAAGGACACGGGAGCGCTCGAACCCGTGCCGCCCCGGCCGGAGTTCGGCCCGCGCGACAGACCGCCCCAGGGCAACGGCGGACTCTATTCCACGGCGCCTGACTACGCGCGACTCTGCCAGATGCTGCTCAACGGCGGGAAGCTGGGAGGCCGCCGCTATCTCAGCGCTGCGGCGATCAAGTTCCTCTCAACACCCCAAACCGGTGAATTGCCCACGGGCTTTTTCCAAAGCGATGCCTATGGCAAACACGGCCTGAATTACGGCTGGGGCCTTGGCACTTGTGTGCTGCGCGCCCCTCACGAGGGCGTCGCGGCGGTGCTTTCGCCCGGAACCTACGGCCACGGCGGCGCCTGGGGAACTCAAGCCTGGATCGATCCCGAGAAAGGCGCCGCGTATATCCTCATGGTGCAACGGTCGAACTTCCCCAACAGCGACGCCAGCGAAGTCCGCCGCGAGTTCCAACAAGCCGCCGCCAAAGCCCTCGCGAAGAACCGAGGTTCCTCAAAGTAG